Proteins found in one Haloferax litoreum genomic segment:
- a CDS encoding universal stress protein encodes MYSHILFPTDGSECADAALDHALDHAEMYDATIHALYVADVREVGHAAPAVSLGKVRDALHDSGRDVLERVARTARAAGIDVETTVTEGTPESEILEFADRDDIDLVVMGTHGRSGLDRYLIGSVAERVVRSSPVPVLTVRQEPE; translated from the coding sequence ATGTACTCTCACATCCTCTTTCCGACCGACGGGAGCGAGTGTGCCGACGCCGCACTTGACCACGCACTGGACCACGCCGAGATGTACGACGCGACGATTCACGCACTCTACGTCGCCGACGTTCGGGAAGTCGGTCACGCCGCGCCCGCCGTCTCTCTCGGGAAGGTCCGGGACGCACTGCACGATAGCGGACGGGACGTCCTCGAACGCGTCGCACGCACGGCCCGTGCTGCCGGCATCGACGTCGAGACGACGGTCACGGAAGGAACACCCGAGAGCGAGATACTCGAATTCGCCGACCGAGACGACATCGACCTGGTAGTGATGGGAACCCACGGCCGGAGTGGCCTCGACCGTTACCTCATCGGGTCCGTCGCCGAACGGGTCGTCCGCAGTTCACCCGTCCCTGTGTTGACCGTCCGACAAGAACCGGAGTGA
- a CDS encoding RIO1 family regulatory kinase/ATPase domain-containing protein yields MDLRRLVRGRVGWPRLEAVVRELTRRYDRQPLHVRFLEADNWLSTPMVVDDEWFVKVISRQNSLVHALFTTGRNLGAFSSGTEGFFEHFGTPLEMAEHELEATKHLREIGLNAPAPVEAFEVEGLGVLVLEYLPDFHTLDTAPREEVLSLAPDLFSALHKMHDNHLAHGDLRAENVLVRDDGIYFIDATNVNDEGMHDARSYDLACALAALEPLVGARDAVVAAATVYEPTELLDAVDFLDFVNIRPDHDFDAAALKGEIEKRVT; encoded by the coding sequence ATGGACCTCCGTCGGCTCGTCCGTGGCCGTGTCGGGTGGCCTCGTCTCGAGGCTGTCGTCCGTGAACTAACGCGACGATACGACCGCCAGCCCCTCCACGTTCGTTTTCTCGAAGCAGACAACTGGCTCTCGACACCGATGGTCGTGGACGACGAGTGGTTCGTGAAAGTCATCTCCCGGCAGAACTCGCTCGTCCACGCGCTGTTTACGACCGGACGAAACCTCGGTGCGTTCTCCAGCGGAACCGAGGGGTTCTTCGAACACTTTGGGACACCGCTCGAGATGGCCGAACACGAACTCGAAGCCACGAAGCATCTGCGTGAAATCGGACTGAACGCCCCCGCTCCGGTCGAAGCGTTCGAAGTCGAAGGGCTCGGTGTCCTCGTCTTGGAGTACCTGCCGGATTTCCACACGCTCGATACGGCACCGCGAGAGGAAGTCCTCTCTCTCGCACCGGACCTCTTTTCTGCCCTCCACAAGATGCACGACAACCACCTCGCCCACGGTGACCTGCGGGCCGAGAACGTCCTCGTCCGCGACGATGGCATCTACTTCATCGACGCGACCAACGTCAACGACGAGGGGATGCACGACGCGCGTTCGTACGACTTAGCGTGTGCGCTGGCGGCCCTCGAACCACTCGTCGGGGCGAGGGACGCTGTCGTCGCCGCGGCGACGGTGTACGAACCGACCGAACTCCTCGACGCCGTCGACTTCCTCGACTTCGTCAACATCCGTCCCGACCACGACTTCGACGCGGCGGCGCTCAAAGGCGAGATAGAAAAGCGGGTCACGTGA
- a CDS encoding PAS domain S-box protein: MPAILGAVALLVGWEHAQDGEPLVGLLLSVLPMVLVGVGLVFAGVFFYQSTLSTTRVWHLDAWLVAGALVGAAIGGLFVSYQQIHGATIVHANYLITNTVLGGAGISTTLGYSTVLRSAESEKLETTGEILDTVREINRQIATTDDRETLEQAVCETLAEADPYVFAWVGDVEDDELVQRASAGVEDGYLDSITITVTDGPTSRGPAGTAARTHESAVMQDIHEDPAFEPWRDAARERGYQSSMAVPLVYNGTRYGVLSIYADRKSAFDGRERAILEEVGDTLANSIAAGETRHREARLLNSMDDIVVVYSLERGEILGANTTGFGRLEYDESVLLGAHLSSFVVDLDEDNWFHDVESSDRFVFESTFETASGETFPVEVSAVSIQYEGEHAMLTLARDITSRREHVRTLQTYREAIEHAGHAIYITDTDGIIEYVNPAFEEQTGYTEQEVVGETPALLQSGRYDDEFYDDLWETILDGEQWHYEGMVDARKDGSEFYVDQTIAPIVVDDEVVRFVAINRDITDLKEYQRTLEDRNEQLELLNEIVRHDIRNDMQIVLGMSQLLEDHVDEDGRGQLASITEKSDHVVELTQTVGELMATLLTDETDGTTAISLTHPLNAAVDELAHANPDADIRIEGEIPSTPVCADEMVESVFRNILNNAIQHTRADVPEVVVSATEGDGDITVRIADNGPGIPESQRDAIFGKGERGLESSGTGLGLYLVQTLVDHYGGSVTVSDNDPSGAVFEIRLEKAT; encoded by the coding sequence TTGCCTGCCATCCTCGGCGCCGTTGCACTCCTCGTCGGGTGGGAGCACGCACAGGACGGCGAACCGCTCGTCGGCCTCCTACTGAGCGTCTTGCCGATGGTACTCGTCGGTGTCGGCCTCGTCTTTGCGGGCGTCTTCTTCTATCAGAGTACGCTTTCGACGACCAGAGTCTGGCACCTCGACGCGTGGCTCGTTGCAGGTGCACTCGTCGGTGCGGCCATCGGTGGTCTCTTCGTCTCGTATCAGCAGATACACGGCGCCACCATCGTCCACGCGAACTATCTCATCACCAATACAGTCCTCGGCGGCGCGGGCATCAGCACGACGCTCGGTTATTCGACGGTGTTGCGGTCGGCGGAGTCCGAGAAACTGGAGACGACCGGCGAGATTCTCGACACCGTCCGGGAGATAAATCGCCAGATTGCGACGACCGACGACCGCGAGACACTCGAACAGGCAGTCTGTGAGACACTCGCCGAGGCAGACCCCTACGTCTTCGCGTGGGTTGGTGACGTCGAAGACGACGAACTCGTCCAGCGGGCGTCTGCCGGCGTCGAAGACGGATACCTCGATAGCATCACGATTACCGTTACCGACGGACCGACCTCCCGTGGGCCAGCAGGGACTGCCGCCCGAACGCACGAATCGGCAGTCATGCAAGACATCCACGAAGACCCGGCGTTCGAACCGTGGCGCGACGCGGCACGCGAACGAGGATACCAATCGAGTATGGCCGTCCCCCTCGTCTACAACGGGACGCGCTACGGTGTCCTCTCCATCTACGCAGACAGAAAATCTGCGTTCGACGGGCGTGAGCGTGCAATCCTCGAAGAGGTCGGAGATACGCTTGCCAACTCGATTGCGGCGGGCGAGACACGACACCGTGAGGCCAGATTACTGAACAGTATGGACGACATAGTCGTCGTCTACTCGCTCGAACGCGGTGAGATTCTGGGGGCGAACACCACGGGATTCGGCCGCCTCGAATACGACGAATCTGTCCTCCTCGGCGCACATCTGTCGTCGTTCGTCGTCGACTTGGACGAAGACAACTGGTTCCACGACGTGGAGTCGTCTGACCGGTTCGTCTTCGAGTCGACGTTCGAGACTGCAAGCGGTGAGACGTTCCCCGTCGAAGTGAGTGCCGTCTCGATACAGTACGAAGGAGAGCACGCGATGCTCACGCTCGCTCGCGACATCACGAGTCGACGAGAACACGTCCGAACGCTCCAGACCTACAGGGAAGCCATCGAACACGCTGGGCACGCCATCTACATCACTGACACCGACGGCATCATCGAGTACGTGAACCCTGCGTTCGAGGAACAGACGGGGTACACCGAACAGGAAGTCGTCGGGGAGACGCCGGCGTTGCTCCAGTCTGGTCGGTACGACGACGAGTTCTACGACGACCTCTGGGAAACGATACTGGACGGCGAACAGTGGCACTACGAGGGGATGGTCGACGCCCGAAAGGACGGGTCGGAGTTCTACGTCGACCAGACGATTGCACCAATCGTCGTCGACGACGAAGTCGTTCGGTTCGTCGCCATCAACCGCGATATCACCGACCTCAAAGAGTACCAACGGACACTCGAAGACCGGAACGAACAGTTAGAGTTGCTCAACGAAATCGTCCGACACGACATCCGAAACGACATGCAAATCGTCCTCGGGATGAGTCAACTGCTCGAAGACCACGTCGACGAAGACGGACGCGGTCAGTTGGCGTCTATCACCGAAAAGTCGGACCACGTCGTCGAACTGACACAGACCGTCGGAGAGTTGATGGCGACACTCCTGACTGACGAAACCGACGGGACGACTGCAATCTCACTCACCCACCCGCTGAACGCGGCAGTCGACGAACTCGCCCACGCGAACCCCGACGCGGATATCCGCATCGAGGGTGAAATCCCGTCGACACCGGTGTGTGCAGACGAGATGGTCGAATCGGTCTTCAGGAATATCTTGAACAACGCTATCCAGCACACTCGGGCCGACGTTCCCGAAGTGGTAGTGTCCGCGACAGAAGGCGACGGCGACATCACCGTCCGAATCGCAGACAACGGGCCGGGAATCCCCGAATCACAGCGCGACGCTATCTTCGGCAAAGGCGAACGAGGGCTCGAAAGTAGCGGGACGGGACTCGGATTGTACCTCGTCCAGACGCTCGTCGACCACTACGGAGGGAGCGTCACCGTCAGCGACAACGACCCATCTGGAGCGGTCTTCGAGATTCGACTCGAGAAAGCAACGTAA
- a CDS encoding ABC transporter ATP-binding protein: MSNRALDVQGVDSGYGEVQVLRDLTLHLKSDEIVCIIGPNGAGKSTVLKTVFGLLKPWTGTVELDGRDIAGEDPEDLVRTGMGYVPQVDNVFSSLTIDENLKMGGVARKQGLQARIDELYDQFPILDEKRTAKAKTLSGGQRQVLAFARALVMDPDVLLIDEPSAGLAPNIVQSVFEDVQKVNELGTSVLMVEQNAREGLAISDRGYVLDQGTVAYEGQAGSLLDDPEVSRLYMGGADYEGVEGE; this comes from the coding sequence ATGAGCAACCGCGCACTCGACGTGCAAGGCGTCGACAGTGGCTACGGTGAGGTGCAGGTCCTTCGCGACCTGACGTTGCACCTCAAGTCAGACGAAATCGTCTGCATCATCGGTCCGAACGGTGCAGGGAAGTCGACGGTCCTCAAGACCGTCTTCGGACTCCTCAAACCGTGGACCGGAACGGTCGAACTCGACGGCCGAGACATCGCAGGCGAGGACCCAGAAGACCTCGTCAGAACCGGCATGGGATACGTCCCACAGGTCGACAACGTGTTCTCGTCGCTCACTATCGACGAGAACCTCAAGATGGGCGGCGTCGCCCGGAAACAGGGTCTGCAAGCACGTATCGACGAACTGTACGACCAGTTCCCCATCCTCGACGAGAAGCGCACCGCGAAGGCGAAGACGCTCTCTGGCGGCCAACGTCAGGTGCTCGCGTTCGCCCGCGCACTCGTCATGGACCCCGACGTACTCCTCATCGACGAACCGTCGGCCGGTCTCGCTCCGAACATCGTTCAGTCGGTGTTCGAAGACGTTCAGAAGGTGAACGAACTCGGAACCTCGGTGTTGATGGTCGAACAGAACGCCCGCGAGGGCCTCGCCATCTCCGACCGTGGGTACGTCCTCGACCAGGGCACCGTCGCCTACGAGGGTCAGGCCGGCAGTCTCCTCGACGACCCCGAAGTCTCGCGTCTCTACATGGGTGGCGCAGACTACGAGGGCGTCGAAGGGGAGTAA
- a CDS encoding ABC transporter ATP-binding protein produces the protein MSGDVYEGAHLGKGDAVLKTVGLEKAFGGLVATDDVSIEVERGTITGMIGPNGAGKSTLFNLISGFYELDAGRVMVNGDDVTDLEPHERARKGLVRTFQTPRRLEGMSVREAMLVGPGPQAGESVFSLFFSGDEVTREERANIKQARELLERFEIGHLIDQPSTDLSGGQLKLVELARAFTTNPDILLLDEPVAGVNPTLANDIKRFIRELNEEGQTFLIIEHDMPFIMDLADPIIVLDQGKVLMEGTPDDVRTDERVIEAYLGGAGP, from the coding sequence ATGTCCGGTGACGTGTACGAGGGCGCACACCTCGGGAAAGGCGACGCCGTGTTGAAGACAGTCGGTCTGGAGAAGGCGTTCGGTGGCCTCGTCGCCACCGACGACGTCTCCATCGAAGTCGAACGCGGGACCATCACGGGGATGATTGGCCCGAACGGCGCGGGGAAGTCCACGCTGTTCAACCTCATCTCCGGGTTCTACGAACTCGACGCTGGTCGCGTCATGGTCAACGGTGACGACGTAACCGACTTAGAACCGCACGAACGCGCCCGAAAGGGACTGGTTCGGACGTTCCAGACGCCTCGGCGTCTCGAAGGGATGTCGGTCCGCGAAGCGATGCTCGTCGGCCCGGGCCCACAGGCCGGTGAGTCGGTGTTCTCGCTGTTCTTCTCAGGTGACGAGGTCACTCGGGAAGAGCGGGCGAACATCAAACAAGCACGGGAACTGCTCGAACGCTTCGAGATTGGACACCTCATCGACCAACCGTCGACGGACCTCTCGGGCGGGCAGTTGAAACTCGTCGAGTTGGCGCGCGCCTTCACGACGAACCCGGACATCTTGCTGCTCGACGAACCGGTCGCCGGGGTCAACCCGACGCTGGCGAACGACATCAAGCGGTTCATCCGCGAACTCAACGAGGAGGGACAGACCTTCCTCATCATCGAACACGACATGCCGTTTATCATGGACCTCGCCGACCCCATCATCGTCCTCGACCAGGGGAAGGTGCTCATGGAAGGCACGCCAGACGACGTCCGCACGGACGAACGAGTCATCGAAGCGTACCTCGGAGGTGCAGGCCCATGA
- a CDS encoding branched-chain amino acid ABC transporter permease: MSVATWVNETVVRDKTERRIFATLGLITVLLVVGVVTGVVGLSFLLFQISLVGMYALLSLGLNVQWGYAGLINFSVAAFWGLGAYCAALLTAPNSPLGLGLHPVFGFLAAIVVSALVAILIGIPTLRLREDYLAIASLGLAEVIRLIILNERQWTAGSSGISGIPALIPWLPLTRLATTASVVVVLGILIYLFLRRTHRSPWGRVLRTIRSDEDLAKALGKDTYQFKMQAFVIGSVIMAVAGAFYAHLNLYIDPSDLVPLTTFYIWIAVILGGTGSNRGAVVGAAVVIAIREGTRFLNDVPAIGSLGLDVAPLRLLFVGVLIILIMRYRQDGLLPPKDELIWPAAKDTGTAPSGGSPKPQTGGDD; the protein is encoded by the coding sequence ATGAGTGTCGCAACCTGGGTGAACGAGACCGTCGTTCGCGACAAGACCGAGCGTCGCATCTTCGCCACGTTGGGACTCATCACGGTGCTCCTCGTCGTCGGCGTCGTCACCGGCGTCGTCGGGTTGAGTTTCCTGTTGTTCCAGATATCGCTGGTCGGGATGTACGCACTGCTCTCGCTCGGACTCAACGTCCAGTGGGGGTACGCCGGTCTCATCAACTTCTCAGTCGCGGCGTTCTGGGGCCTCGGTGCCTACTGTGCGGCACTCTTGACCGCACCCAACTCGCCGCTCGGACTCGGCCTCCACCCGGTCTTCGGGTTCCTCGCGGCAATCGTCGTGAGCGCCCTCGTCGCGATACTCATCGGTATCCCGACGCTGCGCCTCCGCGAAGACTACCTCGCGATAGCCAGTCTCGGGTTGGCGGAAGTCATCCGTCTCATCATCCTGAACGAACGGCAGTGGACCGCTGGGTCGAGCGGAATCAGCGGAATTCCCGCGCTCATCCCGTGGTTGCCGCTCACGAGACTCGCGACGACGGCAAGTGTCGTGGTCGTCCTCGGGATACTCATCTACCTGTTCCTCCGGCGGACCCACCGATCGCCGTGGGGGCGTGTCCTGCGGACCATCCGGTCCGACGAGGACCTCGCGAAGGCACTCGGCAAAGACACGTACCAGTTCAAGATGCAAGCGTTCGTCATCGGCAGCGTCATCATGGCCGTCGCCGGGGCGTTCTACGCGCACCTGAACCTGTACATCGACCCCTCCGACCTCGTCCCCCTGACGACGTTCTACATCTGGATTGCCGTCATCCTCGGCGGGACTGGGTCGAACCGTGGGGCAGTCGTCGGTGCCGCCGTCGTCATTGCCATCCGCGAGGGGACGCGGTTCCTCAACGACGTGCCGGCGATTGGGTCGCTCGGACTCGACGTCGCACCGCTCCGACTCCTGTTCGTCGGTGTCCTCATCATCCTCATCATGCGCTACCGGCAGGATGGACTCCTTCCACCGAAGGACGAACTCATCTGGCCGGCCGCGAAGGACACGGGGACGGCACCCAGCGGTGGGTCGCCGAAACCACAGACCGGAGGTGACGACTGA
- a CDS encoding branched-chain amino acid ABC transporter permease, whose translation MIPLQISPFQYVVNGVVFSSIIVLAAIGLSLVYSIADFANFAHGDLMTVGAFSALFSVSFLQPALGDAGVFGLPLWFFLALAFGMLAAAVIAVVTDRIIYKPMKGSGSIGLLITSIGVALVYRAMVFLSFGSDSERYGVTRQGPIPWVRESFGVAVTPRNLVVVGLATVLVVGLHLTLTRTTLGRKMRATADNADLARISGIRTREVIIAMWLIGGALAAAGGVFLGLEELVRPRMGFDILLIVFAAVILGGIGSVYGAMLGGLVIGMVHELVPLFNQWGIIPVGSRYAAAVAFVIMVAILLVRPSGIVGESG comes from the coding sequence GTGATTCCGCTTCAAATCAGCCCGTTCCAGTACGTCGTCAACGGCGTGGTGTTCTCGAGCATCATCGTACTCGCGGCCATCGGCCTGTCGTTAGTGTACAGCATCGCGGACTTCGCGAACTTCGCCCACGGTGACCTCATGACCGTGGGCGCGTTCTCCGCGTTGTTTTCGGTGTCGTTCTTGCAACCGGCACTCGGCGACGCGGGCGTGTTCGGACTGCCGTTGTGGTTCTTCCTCGCACTCGCGTTCGGGATGCTCGCCGCGGCAGTCATCGCTGTCGTCACGGACCGAATCATCTACAAACCGATGAAAGGGTCAGGGTCCATCGGACTCCTCATCACGAGTATTGGGGTCGCCCTCGTCTACCGGGCGATGGTCTTCCTGTCGTTCGGGTCCGACTCCGAGCGCTACGGGGTGACCCGTCAGGGGCCGATTCCGTGGGTCCGCGAATCCTTCGGGGTCGCGGTCACACCGCGTAACCTCGTGGTCGTCGGTCTCGCGACGGTCCTCGTCGTGGGACTCCACCTGACACTGACGCGGACGACACTTGGTCGGAAGATGCGTGCGACCGCCGACAACGCGGACCTCGCACGAATCAGCGGCATTCGCACGCGGGAAGTCATCATCGCGATGTGGCTCATCGGCGGCGCACTCGCCGCCGCAGGCGGCGTCTTCCTCGGACTGGAAGAACTCGTACGCCCCCGCATGGGCTTCGACATCCTGCTCATCGTGTTCGCCGCAGTCATCCTCGGCGGCATCGGGTCCGTGTACGGCGCGATGCTCGGTGGCCTCGTCATCGGGATGGTCCACGAACTCGTCCCGCTGTTCAACCAGTGGGGAATCATCCCGGTTGGGTCGCGGTACGCCGCCGCAGTGGCATTCGTCATCATGGTCGCAATCTTGCTCGTCAGACCGAGCGGAATCGTAGGTGAGAGCGGATGA
- a CDS encoding ABC transporter substrate-binding protein — protein sequence MDRRTLLKLSGLSLVGATAGCLEGEEEEPTTTEQSGGGGGGDDTEETTTASDDGGDGASSYTIGMVDSLTGSLAPYGERNTRGRELALEAVNEVGIGDDGVSLNISVEDDESTNQGGVNGAQKLVNQDGVPLLIGSVGSGVSIAIHDSVTNDAGVVQISQNSTSPELTTRPELLRMSPSGAAKGTALANLVYDDGHENVAVTWINNDYGTGLSDVFAETFESELGGTVSYNEPHDQGQSSYSGILTEMASTDATAWVFLTYANEYTVMVNEGFDQGYNTAVDYYGAESTVADSIIENTPEGSMDGMKGITESAPQDQENYQNFVSAFESAYDATPTVWSAYAYDAVTVAALAIEAADEFSGDALASVVRDVTRPEGEEVFNFEEAAAILKDGGSPSDINYQGVSGPVDLDENGDPPGFYQIYSVENHEYVFGDYITS from the coding sequence ATAGACCGCAGAACCTTGCTGAAGTTGTCAGGACTGTCGCTCGTCGGCGCGACTGCCGGTTGTCTCGAAGGCGAAGAAGAAGAACCGACCACCACCGAGCAATCGGGTGGCGGTGGCGGCGGCGACGACACCGAAGAGACGACGACTGCGAGCGACGACGGCGGAGACGGCGCTTCCTCGTACACCATCGGGATGGTCGACTCGCTCACTGGGTCACTCGCGCCGTACGGCGAGCGTAACACCCGTGGCCGCGAACTGGCACTCGAAGCAGTCAACGAAGTCGGTATCGGTGACGACGGAGTCTCGCTCAACATCTCCGTCGAGGACGACGAGAGTACGAATCAGGGCGGCGTCAACGGTGCGCAGAAACTCGTCAACCAAGACGGCGTCCCACTGCTCATCGGGTCTGTCGGGTCCGGTGTGTCCATCGCAATCCACGACAGCGTCACGAACGACGCGGGCGTCGTACAGATTAGCCAAAACAGTACGAGTCCCGAACTGACGACGCGTCCGGAACTGCTCCGCATGAGTCCGTCCGGTGCGGCGAAGGGGACGGCACTCGCCAACCTCGTCTACGACGACGGCCACGAGAACGTCGCCGTCACGTGGATCAACAACGACTACGGGACGGGCCTGTCTGACGTGTTCGCCGAGACGTTCGAATCCGAACTCGGCGGTACCGTCTCCTACAACGAACCGCACGACCAAGGACAGTCGTCGTACAGTGGTATCCTCACCGAGATGGCATCGACGGACGCCACCGCGTGGGTGTTCCTCACGTACGCGAACGAGTACACCGTCATGGTCAACGAAGGGTTCGACCAGGGGTACAACACCGCTGTCGACTACTACGGTGCAGAGTCGACCGTCGCCGACTCCATCATCGAGAACACGCCGGAAGGCAGCATGGACGGCATGAAGGGCATCACCGAGAGCGCCCCACAGGACCAGGAGAACTACCAGAACTTCGTCTCCGCGTTCGAGTCAGCGTACGACGCGACGCCGACCGTCTGGTCTGCCTACGCCTACGACGCCGTGACCGTCGCTGCCCTCGCAATCGAGGCGGCAGACGAGTTCAGCGGCGACGCACTCGCGTCGGTCGTCCGCGACGTGACCCGTCCCGAGGGCGAAGAAGTGTTCAACTTCGAAGAGGCCGCAGCAATCCTCAAAGACGGCGGTTCACCGAGCGACATCAACTATCAGGGTGTCAGCGGTCCCGTCGACCTCGACGAGAACGGTGACCCGCCGGGATTCTACCAGATTTACAGCGTCGAGAACCACGAGTACGTCTTCGGCGACTACATCACCAGCTAA
- a CDS encoding proline dehydrogenase family protein, translated as MIPPIANKFVAGETAESAVSHVESLNRDGVSGILNLLGEHYSDRRGADADAEAYVSLVRDVAAADIDGCISVKPSQIGIDVSDGVFRENLNRIVEAASEEDIFVWVDMEDHTTTNVTLDAVCDLGHETDGTVGVCVQANLKRTPDDLERLASVPGKVRLVKGAYNEPASVAHKKKAKVDEVYRDLLEYMFAEFDDGVAVGSHDPAMLSYARELHDEYGTPYEVQMLMGVREDAQRELAAEGVDVWQYAPYGDKWFQYFYRRVRERKENALFALRAVVGV; from the coding sequence ATGATACCCCCCATCGCGAACAAGTTCGTGGCGGGTGAGACGGCCGAGAGTGCAGTCTCGCACGTCGAGTCGTTGAACCGTGACGGAGTCTCGGGGATACTGAATCTACTCGGTGAGCACTACAGTGACCGACGCGGCGCGGATGCCGACGCCGAAGCGTACGTCTCGCTCGTTCGCGACGTCGCCGCGGCGGATATCGACGGGTGCATCTCGGTCAAACCGTCGCAAATCGGCATCGACGTGAGTGACGGTGTCTTCCGAGAGAACCTCAACCGAATCGTGGAGGCGGCCTCCGAAGAAGACATCTTCGTCTGGGTCGACATGGAAGACCACACGACGACTAACGTCACTCTCGACGCAGTCTGTGACCTCGGCCACGAGACGGACGGAACCGTCGGCGTCTGCGTGCAGGCGAACCTGAAGCGAACTCCGGACGACCTCGAACGGTTGGCGTCCGTCCCCGGAAAGGTTCGACTCGTCAAGGGCGCGTACAACGAACCGGCGTCCGTCGCCCACAAGAAGAAGGCCAAAGTCGACGAGGTGTACCGTGACCTCCTCGAGTACATGTTCGCCGAGTTCGACGACGGCGTCGCCGTCGGCAGTCACGACCCGGCGATGCTCTCGTACGCACGCGAACTCCACGACGAATACGGGACACCCTACGAGGTGCAGATGCTCATGGGCGTGCGCGAGGATGCACAGCGCGAACTCGCTGCCGAGGGCGTCGACGTGTGGCAGTACGCTCCCTACGGTGACAAGTGGTTCCAGTACTTCTATCGTCGCGTGCGCGAGCGAAAGGAGAACGCGTTGTTCGCACTGCGGGCGGTTGTCGGTGTCTGA
- a CDS encoding helix-turn-helix domain-containing protein — protein sequence MSERMAGQGTRLTLDLWHPNCWAIEATSKHDGGILAHAIYDTPAGEIERPSGRMNGLFTAYGESGDVVETLLDTIADSTLTGDVLELQERFDSRGRQVAPGSVAREFFLEYDPGDMINPYLLEQGFVHSAPARIEDGRELWQVWYAGERTEIRDRIDAVMDNSGADIKVQSITSATGAEPKRERQLDTLTQSQREAFELAREQGYYRWPREVSTRELASMLDISKTTLLEHLRKAESKLLDPQ from the coding sequence ATGAGCGAGCGCATGGCAGGGCAAGGCACGCGCCTGACGCTCGACCTCTGGCATCCGAACTGCTGGGCGATAGAGGCGACGAGTAAACACGACGGAGGGATTCTCGCACACGCGATTTACGATACGCCCGCCGGTGAAATCGAACGACCGAGCGGTCGGATGAACGGACTGTTCACCGCCTACGGTGAGTCCGGAGACGTCGTAGAGACACTCCTCGACACCATCGCCGACTCGACGTTGACCGGCGACGTACTCGAACTTCAGGAGCGGTTCGATTCACGAGGGAGACAGGTCGCGCCGGGGTCGGTCGCACGCGAATTCTTCTTGGAGTACGACCCGGGAGACATGATTAATCCATACTTGCTCGAACAGGGGTTCGTCCACAGTGCTCCGGCACGGATAGAAGACGGAAGAGAACTGTGGCAGGTCTGGTACGCCGGCGAACGAACCGAGATACGGGACCGAATCGACGCGGTCATGGACAACAGCGGAGCGGACATCAAAGTCCAGTCGATAACGTCCGCGACGGGAGCAGAACCGAAGCGAGAGCGACAACTCGACACGTTGACCCAGAGTCAGCGAGAGGCGTTCGAACTGGCGCGTGAGCAGGGCTATTACCGCTGGCCACGCGAGGTGTCGACCCGCGAACTCGCGTCGATGCTCGACATCTCGAAGACGACGTTGCTCGAACACCTGCGAAAAGCAGAATCGAAACTGTTGGACCCGCAGTAG